The genome window GAAACAAACAACGAGCAACACTGTTCCTCgctgaaagaagaagaaaaaaaaggaaggaagtgAATTGCAACACAATGGGACGTAAAGACGGGTACCAGCCACCCTCTCGTTCGCGTTGAACGACGAGTATCGCAATTTCTTTGCCCCAAACGCGCACGCTGGTGGCACATCCTGGAAATCACGAGACTCGTTCGTGAGGAACGCGGATGTCCACGAGGAAGGACGAGGAAAAGAGACAACGTGAAAtagtagaattaaaaatacacgtTCGTCCTTCCTCTAGTAGAATGACACATACTAATAGCATCCGATATATATCCATGCGAtagaataatacaattatgtaataatataatcacGGCTTGTCGAAAGAAAAGCTAAATGTACACAGGTCGTCGATCCCCATAACAAAAGATACATCAGTTTAGTTCTCTTTTGCTGGAGCAAGTTATTACTCGGATTATTACTTAGGGCCCGAAGAATACGCTCACGGGAATCGACCGACggcgttattttttttttctctcctttctttttttcttttctttccgttGTTCTCGTTCCTTTCAGCAATCAGGGAGAAGTTGGTTCACGCGTTCCCGCGATGCACCGTATAATCTTAAAACATTTTGTTTCCCTTTAAGCGCTgtctcctttttcctttttctttgtttttcgatttttttctttttttagtttGTTTGTCTCTTTTTTTGCCTTCgctcttttctattttctttttcttatagaactcttaataataattttcatttattttgtcGCCCGGCGCGTGTAGCTGTCCCCGACCACCCGTAGTCCCGTCGACGAAACGcgcgaaaaatacaaaatctaAATCTCCTCGATAAAATATCATCCTTCTTACTTGTCAGCCTTTTCTTTCCTgacaacatatatatattatatataatatatttatttatgcttttttatatttatatattattattattattattattattattattattaatattattattattattatttcaattgcTATGTCGCTTATATAAATGTAAGATATAATACTCTAGTAGCGAGGGAACCTGGGTGGGACGGGCACGCCGTTTTTAATAATACTATCATCTAAGTAATTTTGCGGCAAATCGAGGGACACGTGACCACTCACCCTgtatattctttctttttttaaatctgtTTTCTCTGGTGCGACGTGTGCCTGTTATATATAATGATGAGATCGGCTGTTTGTCTGTAATATGTGTATgtgtaatatgtatgtataggtATGAGTGAGCGTGTACTAGGTTATAAGTTACGTCAAATACGGGCAATTTTTTTTCGGTGATCGTTCGCTGCGATTATGTACGACGAGCTCGCAGGTCTCGAAAGTCCATCGTGTATCGATACATCTACCGATAGTGTCGCTTTCGTGAAAAGTTTTCACTTGTCATGAGATAAGAATAGTGAcgagataataaatatttcaaggatattttatttgttacgaTTGCTCGATTAATCCCATAAATTATTAGCGGAAAAACTTCGAAAGCTGAACTATCGAAAGATGCACGACCATCCTCTATATCGCTTTCCATTTTGACACTGTCGTCGATTTAAATCGTTTGATTGATTACCACCAAACACACCTTGCAACCACGTGACAAACTATACTCAATTCGTCAtggaaacttttataaaacataCAAAAGCATTTTTAACATGTTCTCTGAGATTCACATTGCCTGTTTGTTTAGTTATaaggaataataataataaaggatCTTCATACccactttttctcttttttttttcaaaatcatcctgtttttatattatcagCTGTTCTTACGTCTCCATCTTTGAACCAGCAGTCACGTGATCGCAAAAGACGCGAAGAGCGTAACGATCGAGAGAGCGAATGAACACCACCGCAATTGCGCTTTTGGCCATTCAAAAGCCAAATTGTGGCTGATGAAAATCGAAACTCGTAATTTCCATAAAACGTTTAGAACGATAAACAGGACGTTTACGATGATTGGTACGCttcctaaataaaaatatagaattcgTAAAAACTTTATTTATCAGTGTTTGCAAGCACCTTTGATATAGTGTTTCACAATGTTTCGCGGAGAATAACGTAATGGCAATTACGGTTTCAATCGTTCCATGCATCGATACGTAAAAGAAGGAcaacatacaaaaatattcaaaaactaTGAATGTTTCGTTCTCGCACGTATTACCGAAGAGCGCTGGCTCTCGTTCGTGGATTgtcaattatataaaaaaataatatctacGCTAATTAAAGTGTTGTCGATGGAGATTCGATTGATTCGATTAATTCGTTCCATTCCATTATCTAGACTGCCTTCGATTCGAAAagaatttgtagaaaaatacGAGAATATACCATGACGTGAATACAATCAGCGAATGGAATGTTATTGCAATCGATATGAAACGCACTACCTTCAAtactaatttgtattttatccgAGCAAAGTAACATCTCGGTGGTCAACAGTCTCGTTACTACGAAGGTATCGAACTGTGCGCGTCAAACTTTTTCCCGATAGTTCGAAGGCAACCCCATAAGCGGCAAAGCCAAACGAATCGTCCTTCTTTCACGTAACAGAAACATGTGACGTCCACCATGATACGTACACAGAGAACCGAGTGTGTCACTCATTGCTCTCAATCACGCGTTAGCTCCGACGCCATTCATTCGACGTGTTGATCTTGTGCATAAACCTGCGAGCCAGGATATCTACTAcactttacgttatataccgagGGTAAAAGTATGAAAACGATGACAATGAATGAGCGAGTatgttatctttctttttaatctctctttctctccctctctctcgtTCTATATATTCTTGTAGAACTTAAAAGCTGACTTCGTTGTATTCGGTCGGCGGGAACGACGCGACAAGTTAGCATTTATATCAGGGCATTCCCGGCGTGTAGAAGAGATTATTGGCAGCAGTGGAATTGAGACATTGTGCGCGTCCGCTCCCCCGTTGTCGCCGCGGAATCTCACGACCGTAGTCATAACAAACGGGGGAACACGAGGCTTTTCATATACGGAAAAATTCGGGGTGGGCGTTCTCCAGCGCCGTCGTTCCTGGATGAGCCGCCAAAAATTGAAGAGCAGACGTTTTGTTAATGGTGAGAATCGGTGTTACAGCCGCTGTACCAGGAGCCTGTAGGATCTCTGCTAGCTTTGATCGGTGCTTAAGAGAAGATGCGAAGTGCCTGTAAGACAGGCCTGGAGCAGATGGGGCAGCTAGGATCCGAACTCTCGCAGACCCGGTTGCCGCAGTCCAGGCAAAAATGATTGTGTCCGCATGGTACGAGAGCAGCGGTGACCTCCTTGTCGCCGCACACCACGCATTCCCGTCGTCCACCGCCCAACAGTGAATCCGTGGGTGACGTTGGACTCGCTGACGCCGGCGGTGATGGCCTCGACGGCAACGCAACGCCCGGGAACGACCAAATCGAAGAGGCGGACGCTGTCTGGGACTCGAACGATGGCGACTCGCCTAGTCCTTCGTCCCTTTCCATACCGGCTCCCCAAATCGCCACAAGATCGTTTAGTCCAGGTGCACCGGAACTACTAGACGAGCTGCTGCAACTTCCGCTGCTGGAAAATGCTCCGCTTGATCCGTTCGAACCGTTCGAGCCTGGTGGATCGAGGCAACCAAGGATCGAGCCCAAGCCACCGCGACAGAGCACGCTTAGCAGTTCCGAATCGTCGAGGGTCGTTCCTGTGCCGGTTCTAAGTGCTATGTGTGCCTCGATCTCGCGTCTCGCAGCCTCCACGCTTTCGGGTAGTCCGGTCACCTCGAACACAGGCTCCTTGTCACGACTGGGCGTCACTATGTAGGTATGCGTTTGATGTTGGATTCTCTTGATGGTCGCGCCTTTCGGTCCTACCACCAGCCCGACTACTCTGTACGGGACTCGTACCTGAATCGTCACGTGGCCTGGTACGGATGCTGGTGGTCCAGGAGGTGCGCCCAACAACGCGCCCAACGAGCTCTTGCGCGACGCGCGGATCTGAGAGAAATGCTCCGCGGCTGACAAGATCTCGCGCTTTGCACGGGCCACATCCTCCTTGCGTCCGGTTACCACGAACACCGGCTCCTCGCCACGCACTGGCGTCTTGATGTAAGTGTTGGTCTTCGCTCGCAGTGCTTTGATTTTACAACCTGCAATCAAACCAGAAACGATCGTTTAGTTACAAGTTTCTTGGAAACCAACATACGAAATTAAGTTTTCATCGTGTTTTTCTAAGAACGCTATTATATCGAAATGCTAAACGTAATCGATCTTCTATCCTTctcttttcttaattaattttatacgcgTATCATATGAATATAGCAAGTCTTATGAATATCGAAATTTAAAGACTATCGTCCTTTCTCATTTCAAGATAAATAGCATTAGTACAAATATGTATGATTTATCTACATATCCTGCAAGTCATTCTTACGAGTCCATCCTTAAGATGAATCCTTTCCATTCACAAAACTACAACCACCTATAAAACGCAATTATACGCCGATATAAATCAAACAAATGACCAGAAGAATCATTAATCAGCAAGGGAATTGCATCTCGCCAAGACGTGCGTCCCAAGTACATATATCTTAATTCGCTCGTACCAACAACCAAGTCATCGAATTATCCTCACGACCCACGCTTCCTCCGATCTCTGCCAAATCAACCGAGAGTCTGAAAAAACTGCATCCTTCTAAGTACACGTAGCTCGCAAGCCCACGACTGATCGCAGTTCTACGGAAGGTGGTTGACGGTGTCGGTGCTCCGTCGGAGGAGCAGAGTCTTTGTCATGACGCAAGTGTCTGTACGCGGGGAACAACAGACGCATAGCGAGATCTGCGCGTGGTACGAAAAAGGAGAAGCTGTAAGAGAGCGGTGGGATGCCATGTggagagaaggaagaaaacgaCGGTGGAGAGGCAGAGAGAGGGCAGGGTGCAGGAAACTGGAAGGAAGGAGGTCCCGACCCGGTCTGGTCCTCGGTCTCGCAGACTCTCTGGCCTTGAGCCGGCGCAATGCTAGCAATGCAGGTGAACCACTCCTCtccctttccttctttcgcGCTCGGCCACCTTCTGCGTTCCGTCTCCTTCCCAGCGTCCAACCTTTCTCCTTCCCGCGGCTATCCTTCGCGGTCTTCGCATCctcctctccctttctctctctttcaccaACCTCCCTTTCATTCAGTTCACTCTCTCCTTCGGCGCAGCAACGAACGCGCGACACACGCGGAGCTCCCCGCCCCCGGCTTCGCATACCTTTGCCTCCTTCCTATCCGTTTCTCCGCCATCCGAACGATTCCACGTTCATTAGAGAGCATTTTAATTGCGTTTATCGAAC of Bombus fervidus isolate BK054 chromosome 1, iyBomFerv1, whole genome shotgun sequence contains these proteins:
- the LOC139986584 gene encoding RNA-binding protein MEX3B-like, encoding MPTSLFSEMDRGANGGGTASLEDQRALQLALELSMLGLEGTPGCPGTGTGTGTGTTNDPDPLQTTPAGVFEEARSKKSQNMTECVPVPSSEHVAEIVGRQGCKIKALRAKTNTYIKTPVRGEEPVFVVTGRKEDVARAKREILSAAEHFSQIRASRKSSLGALLGAPPGPPASVPGHVTIQVRVPYRVVGLVVGPKGATIKRIQHQTHTYIVTPSRDKEPVFEVTGLPESVEAARREIEAHIALRTGTGTTLDDSELLSVLCRGGLGSILGCLDPPGSNGSNGSSGAFSSSGSCSSSSSSSGAPGLNDLVAIWGAGMERDEGLGESPSFESQTASASSIWSFPGVALPSRPSPPASASPTSPTDSLLGGGRRECVVCGDKEVTAALVPCGHNHFCLDCGNRVCESSDPSCPICSRPVLQALRIFS